The following coding sequences lie in one Lolium perenne isolate Kyuss_39 chromosome 2, Kyuss_2.0, whole genome shotgun sequence genomic window:
- the LOC139835394 gene encoding UDP-glucosyltransferase UGT13248-like yields the protein MDSPHTTVQLTGGGGRVLLLPFPGMQGHANPMLQLGRRLAYHGLRPTLVLTRHVLSTAAPKDCPFPVAAISDGFDAGGIASCPDTAEYLRRMEAAGSDTLALLLLAADLGPSPRTGASRQRLREVEGDMAAVAHDCSVDGRRHDGGAQLQARSRWRGP from the exons ATGGATAGCCCGCACACCACCGTCCAGctcaccggcggcggcgggcgcgtgCTGCTGCTGCCGTTCCCGGGGATGCAGGGCCACGCCAACCCGATGCTGCAGCTCGGCCGCCGCCTAGCCTACCACGGCCTCCGCCCCACCCTCGTCCTCACGCGCCACGTCCTCTCCACCGCCGCTCCCAAAGACTGCCCATTCCCCGTGGCCGCCATCTCCGACGGCTTCGACGCCGGCGGGATCGCCTCCTGCCCCGACACCGCGGAGTACCTGCGCCGGATGGAGGCCGCCGGGTCGGACACGCTCGCCCTGCTCCTCCTCGCTGCCGAC cttGGGCCGTCGCCCAGGACTGGTGCGTCGAGGCAGAGATTGAGGGAGGTGGAGGGAGACATGGCGGCCGTCGCCCACGACTGCAGCGTCGACGGGAGGCGCCACGACGGGGGCGCCCAGCTCCAGGCGCGCTCCAGATGGCGAGGACCTTGA
- the LOC127331124 gene encoding UDP-glucosyltransferase UGT13248, translating into MDTTSESVNHGGGGGGGGANVFFLPFPAAQGHTNPMLQFGRRLAYHGLRPTLVLTRYVLSCTDPPGDPFRVAAISDGFDAGGMASCPDHAESFSRMEAAGSETLRELLLSEARAGRPVRVLVYDPHLAWALPVARAAGVATAAFFSQPCAVNVIYGELWAGRMALPATDGRELVARGALSVELGPEDMPPFVAVPESHPVFTRTSIRQFEGLDEADDVLVNSFHDLEPKEAEYMELTWRAKMIGPTLPSFYLDDDRLPSNKSYGFNLFNCDAPCMDWLDKQEISSVVLVSYGTVSNYDATQLDELGNGLCDSGKPFIWVVRSNEAHKLSKGLKLKCEKTGLIVSWCPQLEVLAHRAIGCFVTHCGWNSTLEAVASGVPLVGIPHWADQPTISKYVESVWGMGVQARKSDIGFLRSGEIERCIREVMDGERNDKYKRNAAKLMQKAKKAMQEGGSSDMHIVAFAAKYLSI; encoded by the exons ATGGACACCACCAGCGAGAGCGTGAACcatggaggtggcggcggcggcggcggcgcgaacgTCTTCTTCCTGCCGTTTCCCGCGGCGCAGGGGCACACCAACCCGATGCTCCAGTTCGGGCGCCGCCTGGCCTACCACGGCCTGCGCCCCACCCTCGTCCTCACCCGCTACGTGCTCTCCTGCACCGACCCACCGGGCGACCCGTTCCGTGTGGCCGCCATCTCCGACGGCTTCGACGCCGGCGGCATGGCGTCCTGCCCGGACCACGCGGAGTCCTTCTCCCGGATGGAGGCCGCCGGGTCGGAGACGCTGCGGGAGCTCCTGCTTTCGGAGGCGCGCGCGGGGCGGCCCGTGCGCGTGCTGGTGTACGACCCGCACCTCGCCTGGGCGCTGCCCGTGGCGCGCGCCGCCGGCGTGGCCACCGCGGCGTTCTTCTCCCAGCCGTGCGCCGTGAATGTTATCTACGGGGAGCTGTGGGCGGGGCGCATGGCGCTGCCGGCGACGGACGGGCGTGAGCTGGTGGCGAGGGGAGCGCTGAGCGTGGAGCTGGGGCCGGAGGACATGCCGCCGTTCGTGGCCGTGCCGGAGTCCCATCCTGTGTTCACCAGGACATCAATTCGGCAGTTCGAGGGGCTGGACGAAGCGGACGACGTGCTGGTCAACTCATTTCACGACTTGGAGCCAAAG GAGGCAGAGTACATGGAGTTAACATGGAGAGCAAAGATGATAGGCCCAACATTGCCATCATTTTACCTCGACGATGATCGCCTTCCATCCAACAAGTCTTATGGGTTCAACTTGTTCAATTGCGATGCACCGTGCATGGATTGGCTAGACAAGCAGGAGATCTCGTCTGTTGTGCTTGTATCATATGGGACTGTCTCCAACTATGACGCAACTCAGCTAGATGAGCTTGGAAACGGACTATGCGATTCCGGCAAACCTTTTATATGGGTTGTTAGATCAAATGAGGCACACAAGTTATCTAAAGGCCTCAAGCTCAAATGTGAGAAGACAGGATTAATTGTTTCTTGGTGCCCACAACTTGAGGTTCTTGCACATAGGGCGATCG GTTGTTTTGTTACCCATTGTGGATGGAACTCAACACTGGAAGCAGTTGCTAGCGGTGTTCCTCTTGTCGGCATTCCACATTGGGCAGACCAACCCACAATCTCAAAGTATGTGGAGAGCGTTTGGGGCATGGGTGTGCAGGCACGAAAGAGTGATATTGGATTCCTAAGGAGTGGGGAAATCGAGAGATGTATTAGAGAGGTGATGGACGGGGAAAGAAATGATAAGTACAAAAGGAATGCTGCAAAATTGATGCAAAAGGCCAAGAAGGCTATGCAGGAAGGAGGAAGTTCAGACATGCATATTGTTGCATTTGCGGCAAAGTATTTGTCAATTTAA